The Limnospira fusiformis SAG 85.79 genomic interval GGTTACCATGTTGCCTCCTTGGGGTGCTTTATGGGTGTATTCGTTGTCAAAGGGGATTACATAGCATCAGGGTCAATGCCTAATTCCCGCAGTCTTTCCGCCAGGCGGTTAGCGCGTTCTGCTTCCTGTTGGGCGCGTTCTGCTTCCTGTTGGGCGCGTTCTGCCTCCTGTTGGGCGCGTTCTGCCTCCTGTTGGGCGCGTTCTGCCTCCTGTTGGGCGCGTTCTTCTGCTTTTTGGGCGCGTTGTGCCTGCTGTTGGGCGCGTTCTGCCTCTTGTTGGGCGCGTTCTTCTGCTTGTTGGCGATCGCTCTCTAACTCAATATAAGTCGAGAATTTACGACCATCGGGACGATACAATTCTAACCCCGACTCCGAGATTTCAAATCTCACCCCTAGCCGGGGAGAAATCCAGCCTTTTATGGTGTCAATTAATGTCAGTTTATTCTCTGTGCGAATCCAACCACAGACATCGATTTTATCGGGGTCATATATATAGTATTCTTCCACTCCATAACGCTGATAAAAGTCCAGCTTTTTCGCCATTTCCGTTAAGGTATTACCGGGAGATAATACCTCAAAAACTACTTGGGGGGCGATATCATCTTCTTCCCATTGTAAATAAGACCCCCGTTTAACTTTGGGTCGTCCTATGGCTACCATCACATCTGGAGCTACTCGCAGTTTATTGTTGCCTTCTACGGGATACCAGAGTAAATCTCCGGCTACAAATACGTTAGGGTCATCTTTAAAGAGGGCATCAATCCCTCCTTGAATGGTGACAATCCAGCGGAATTGTTCGGTGTTTTCTGCCATAGGTTGACCGTCGCTTTCAGGATAGATAATTGGGGTTTGGGCAGTGATTTTAATCTCGGTTACCATGTGGCCTCCTTGGGGTGCTTTATGGGTGTATTCGTCGTCAAAGGGGATTACATAGCATCAGGGTCAATGCCTAATTCCCGTAGTTTTTCCGCCAGGCGGTTAGCGCGTTCTGCTTCCTGTTGGGCGCGTTCTGCTTCCTGTTGGGCGCGTTCTGCTTCCTGTTGGGCGCGTTCTGCCTGCTGTTGGGCGCGTTCTGCCTGCTGTTGAGCGCGTTCTTCTGCTTTTTGGGCGCGTTGTGCCTCCTGTTGGGCGCGTTCTGCCTCCTGTTGGGCGCGTTGTGCCTGCTGTTGGGCGCGTTCTGCCTCTTGTTGGGCGCGTTCTTCTGCTTGTTGGCGATCGCTCTCTAACTCAATATAAGTCGAGAATTTACGACCATCGGGACGATACAATTCTAACCCCGACTCCGAGATTTCAAATCTCACCCCTAGCCGGGGAGAAATCCAGCCTTTTATGGTGTCAATTAATGTCAGTTGATTCTCTGTGCGAATCCAACCACAGACATCGATTTTATCGGGGTCATATATATAGTATTCTTCCACTCCATAACGCTGATAAAAGTCCAGCTTTTTCGCCATTTCCGTTAAGGTATTACCGGGAGATAATACCTCAAAAACTACTTGGGGGGCGATATCATCTTCTTCCCATTGCAAATAAGACCCCCGTTTAACTTTGGGTCGTCCTATGGCTACCATCACATCTGGAGCTACTCGCAGTTTATTGTTGCCTTCTACGGGATACCAGAGTAAATCTCCGGCTACAAATACGTTAGGGTCATCTTTAAAGAGGGCATCAATCCCTCCTTGAATGGTGACAATCCAGCGGAATTGTTCGGTGTTTTCTGCCATAGGTTGACCGTCGCTTTCGGGGTAGATAATTGGGGTTTTGGGAGTGGTTTTAATCTCTGTTACCATGTTGCCTCCTTGGGGTGGGTTCTGTGCCTAAACTGGTTCAACTTTTTCCCTTACATAGCATCAGGGTCAATGCCTAATTCCCGCAGTCTTTCCGCCAGGCGGTTAGCGCGTTCTGCTTCCTGTTGGGCGCGTTCTGCTTCCTGTTGGGCGCGTTCTGCTTCCTGTTGGGCGCGTTCTGCCTGCTGTTGGGCGCGTTCTGCCTGCTGTTGAGCGCGTTCTTCTGCTTTTTGGGCGCGTTGTGCCTCCTGTTGGGCGCGTTCTGCCTCCTGTTGGGCGTGTTCTGCCTCCTGTTGGGCGTGTTCTGCCTCCTGTTGGGCGCGTTCTTCGGCTTGTTGGGCGCGTTCTTCTGCTTTTTGGCGATCGCTCTCTAACTCAATATAAGTCGAGAATTTACGACCATCGGGACGATACAATTCTAACCCCGACTCCGAGATTTCAAATCTCACCCCTAGCCGGGGAGAAATCCAGCCTTTTATGGTGTCAATTAATGTCAGTTGATTCTCTGTGCGAATCCAACCACAGACATCGATTTTATCGGGGTCATATATATAGTATTCTTCCACTCCATAACGCTGATAAAAGTCCAGCTTTTTCGCCATTTCCGTTAAGGTATTACCGGGAGATAATACCTCAAAAACTACTTGGGGGGCGATATCATCTTCTTCCCATTGCAAATAAGACCCCCGTTTAACTTTGGGTCTTCCTATGGCTACCATCACATCTGGAGCTACTCGCAGTTTATTGTTGCCTTCTACGGGATACCAGAGTAAATCTCCGGCTACAAATACGTTAGGGTCATCTTTAAAGAGGGCATCAATCCCTCCTTGAATGGTGACAATCCAGCGGAATTGTTCGGTGTTTTCTGCCATAGGTTGACCGTCGCTTTCGGGGTAGATAATTGGGGTTTTGGGAGTGGTTTTAATCTCTGTTACCATGTGGCCTCCTTGGGGTGGGTTCTGTGCCTAAACTGGTTCAACTTTTTCCCTTACATAGCATCAGGGTCAATGCCTAATTCCCGCAGTCTTTCCGCCAGGCGGTTAGCGCGTTCTGCTTCCTGTTGGGCGCGTTCTGCTTCCTGTTGGGCGCGTTCTGCCTGCTGTTGGGCGCGTTCTGCCTGCTGTTGAGCGCGTTCTTCTGCTTTTTGGGCGCGTTGTGCCTCCTGTTGGGCGCGTTCTGCCTCCTGTTGGGCGTGTTCTGCCTCCTGTTGGGCGCGTTCTTCGGCTTGTTGGGCGCGTTCTTCTGCTTTTTGGCGATCGCTCTCTAACTCAATATAAGTCGAGAATTTACGACCATCGGGACGATACAATTCTAACCCCGACTCCGAGATTTCAAATTTCACCCCTAGCCGGGGAGAAATCCAGCCTTTTATGGTGTCAATTAATGTCAGTTGATTCTCTGTGCGAATCCAACCACAGACATCGATTTTATCGGGGTCATATATATAGTATTCTTCCACTCCATAACGCTGATAAAAGTCCAGCTTTTTCGCCATTTCCGTTAAGGTATTACCGGGAGATAATACCTCAAAAACTACTTGGGGGGCGATATCATCTTCTTCCCATTGTAAATAAGACCCCCGTTTAACTTTGGGTCGTCCTATGGCTACCATCACATCTGGAGCTACTCGCAGTTTATTGTTGCCTTCTACGGGATACCAGAGTAAATCTCCGGCTACAAATACGTTAGGGTCATCTTTAAAGAGGGCATCAATCCCTCCTTGAATGGTGACAATCCAGCGGAATTGTTCGGTGTTTTCTGCCATAGGTTGACCGTCGCTTTCAGGATAGATAATTGGGGTTTGGGCAGTGATTTTAATCTCGGTTACCATGTGGCCTCCTTGGGGTGCTTTATGGGTGTATTCGTCGTCAAAGGGGATTACATAGCATCAGGGTCAATGCCTAATTCCCGTAGTTTTTCCGCCAGGCGGTTAGCGCGTTCTTCCGCTTGTTGGGCGCGTTCTTCTGCTTGTTGGCGATCGCTCTCTAACTCAATATAAGTCGAGAATTTACGACCATCGGGACGATACAATTCTAACCCCGACTCCGAGATTTCAAATCTCACCCCTAGCCGGGGAGAAATCCAGCCTTTTATGGTGTCAATTAATGTCAGTTGATTCTCTGTGCGAATCCAACCACAGACATCGATTTTATCGGGGTCATATATATAGTATTCTTCCACTCCATAACGCTGATAAAAGTCCAGCTTTTTCGCCATTTCGGTTAAGGTATTACCGGGAGATAATACCTCAAAAACTACTTGGGGGGCGATATCATCTTCTTCCCATTGCAAATAAGACCCCCGTTTAACTTTGGGTCTTCCTATGGCTACCATCACATCTGGAGCTACTCGCAGTTTATTGTTGCCTTCTACGGGATACCAGAGTAAATCTCCGGCTACAAATACGTTAGGGTCATCTTTAAAGAGGGCATCAATCCCTCCTTGAATGGTGACAATCCAGCGGAATTGTTCGGTGTTTTCTGCCATAGGTTGACCGTCGCTTTCAGGATAGATAATTGGCGTTTGGGGAGTGGTTTTAATCTCGGTTACCATGTCGCCTCCTTGGGGTGCTTTATGGGTGTATTCGTCGTCAAAGGGGATTACATAGTATCAGGGTCAATACCTAATTCCCGCAGTCTTTCCGCCAGGCGGTTAGCGCGTTCTGCTTCCTGTTGGGCGCGTTCTGCTTCCTGTTGGGCGCGTTCTGCCTGCTGTTGGGCGCGTTCTTCGGCTTGTTGGGCGCGTTCTGCCTGCTGTTGGGCGCGTTCTGTTTCCTGTTGGGCGCGTTCTTCTGCTTTTTGGCGATCGCTCTCTAACTCAATATAAGTCGAGAATTTACGACCATCGGGACGATACAATTCTAACCCCGACTCCGAGATTTCAAATCTCACCCCTAACCGGGGAGAAATCCAGCCTTTTATGGTGTCAATTAATGTCAGTTGATTCTCTGTGCGAATCCAACCACAGACATCGATTTTATCGGGGTCATATATATAGTATTCTTCCACTCCATAACGCTGATAAAAGTCCAGCTTTTTCGCCATTTCGGTTAAGGTATTACCGGGAGATAATACCTCAAAAACTACTTGGGGGGCGATATCATCTTCTTCCCATTGCAAATAAGACCCCCGTTTAACTTTGGGTCGTCCTATGGCTACCATCACATCTGGAGCTACTCGCAGTTTATTGTTGCCTTCTACGGGATACCAGAGTAAATCTCCGGCTACAAATACGTTAGGGTCATCTTTAAAGAGGGCATCAATCCCTCCTTGAATGGTGACAATCCAGCGGAATTGTTCGGTATTTTCTGCCATAGGTTGACCGTCGTTTTCGGGGTAGATAATTGGGGTTTGGGCAGTGGTTTTAATCTCTGTTACCATGTGGCCTCCTTGGGGTGAGTTCTGTGCATAAAGTGGTTCAACTTTTTCCCTTACATAGTATCAGGGTCAATACCTAATTCCCGCAGTCTTTCCGCCAGGCGGTTAGCGCGTTCTGCTTCCTGTTGGGCGCGTTCTTCCGCTTGTTGGGCGCGTTCTGCCTGCTGTTGGGCGCGTTCTGTTTCCTGTTGGGCGCGTTCTTCGGCTTGTTGGCGATCGCTCTCTAACTCAATATAAGTCGAGAATTTACGACCATCGGGACGATACAATTCTAACCCCGACTCCGACATTTCAAATCTCACCCCTAACCGGGGAGAAATCCAGCCTTTTATGGTGTCAATTAATGTCAGTTGATTCTCTGTGCGAATCCAACCACAGATATCGATTTTATCAGGGTCATATATATAGTATTCTTCCACTCCATAACGCTGATAAAAGTCCAGCTTTTTCGCCATTTCGGTTAAGGTATTACCGGGAGATAATACCTCAAAAACTACTTGGGGGGCGATATCATCTTCTTCCCATTGCAAATAAGACCCCCGTTTAACTTTGGGTCGTCCTATGGCTACCATCACATCTGGAGCTACTCGCAGTTTATTGTTGCCTTCTACGGGATACCAGAGTAAATCTCCGGCTACAAATACGTTAGGGTCATCTTTAAAGAGGGCATCAATCCCTCCTTGAATGGTGACAATCCAGCGGAATTGTTCGGTGTTTTCTGCCATAGGTTGACCGTCGTTTTCGGGGTAGATAATTGGGGTTTGGGCAGTGGTTTTAATCTCTGTTACCATGTGGCCTCCTTGGGGTGAGTTCTGTGCATAAAGTGGTTCAACTTTTTCCCTTACATAGTATCAGGGTCAATACCTAATTCCCGCAGTCTTTCCGCCAGGCGGTTAGCGCGTTCTGCTTCCTGTTGGGCGCGTTCTGCTTCCTGTTGGGCGCGTTCTTCGGCTTGTTGGGCGCGTTCTGCCTGCTGTTGGGCGCGTTCTGTTTCCTGTTGGGCGCGTTCTTCTGCTTTTTGGCGATCGCTCTCTAACTCAATATAAGTCGAGAATTTACGACCATCGGGACGATACAATTCTAACCCCGACTCCGAGATTTCAAATTTCACCCCTAGCCGGGGAGAAATCCAGCCTTTTATGGTGTCAATTAATGTCAGTTGATTCTCTGTGCGAATCCAACCACAGACATCGATTTTATCAGGGTCATATATATAGTATTCTTCCACTCCATAACGCTGATAAAAGTCCAGCTTTTTCGCCATTTCGGTTAAGGTATTACCGGGAGATAATACCTCAAAAACTACTTGGGGGGCGATATCATCTTCTTCCCATTGCAAATAAGACCCCCGTTTAACTTTGGGTCGTCCTATGGCTACCATCACATCTGGAGCTACTCGCAGTTTATTGTTGCCTTCTACGGGATACCAGAGTAAATCTCCGGCTACAAATACGTTAGGGTCATCTTTAAAGAGGGCATCAATCCCTCCTTGAATGGTGACAATCCAGCGGAATTGTTCGGTATTTTCTGCCATAGGTTGACCGTCGTTTTCGGGGTAGATAATTGGGGTTTGGGCAGTGGTTTTAATCTCTGTTACCATGTGGCCTCCTTGGGGTGAGTTCTGTGCATAAAGTGGTTCAACTTTTTCCCTTACATAGTATCAGGGTCAATACCTAATTCCCGCAGTCTTTCCGCCAGGCGGTTAGCGCGTTCTGCTTCCTGTTGGGCGCGTTCTTCCGCTTGTTGGGCGCGTTCTTCTGCTTTTTGGCGATCGCTCTCTAACTCAATATAAGTCGAGAATTTACGACCATCGGGACGATACAATTCTAACCCCGACTCCGACATTTCAAATCTCACCCCTAACCGGGGAGAAATCCAGCCTTTTATGGTGTCAATTAAGGTCAGTTGATTCTCTGTGCGAATCCAGCCACAGACATCGATTTTATCAGGGTCATATATATAGTATTCTTCCACTCCATAACGCTGATAAAAGTCCAGCTTTTTCGCCATTTCCGTTAAGGTATTACCGGGAGATAATACCTCAAAAACTACTTGGGGGGCGATATCATCTTCTTCCCATTGTAAATAAGACCCCCGTTTAACTTTGGGTCGTCCTATGGCTACCATCACATCTGGAGCTACTCGCAGTTTATTGTTGCCTTCTACGGGATACCAGAGTAAATCTCCGGCTACAAATACGTTAGGGTCATCTTTAAAGAGGGCATCAATCCCTCCTTGAATGGTGACAATCCAGCGGAATTGTTCGGTATTTTCTGCCATAGGTTGACCGTCGCTTTCGGGGTAGATAATTGGGGTTTTGGGAGTGGTTTTAATCTCGGTTACCATGTGGCCTCCTTGGGGTGCTTTATGGGTGTATTCGTCGTCAAAGGGGATTACATAGCATCAGGGTCAATGCCTAATTCTCGCAGTCTTTCAGCCAGGCGGTTAGCGCGTTCTTCGGCTTGTTGGCGTTGGTTGTCCAATTCGATATAAGTCGAGAATTTACGACCATCGGGACGATACAATTCTAACCCCGACTCCGACATTTCAAATCTCACCCCTAGCCGGGGAGAAATCCAGCCTTTTATGGTGTCAATTAATGTCAGTTGATTCTCTGTGCGAATCCAACCACAGACATCGATTTTATCGGGGTCATATATATAGTATTCTTCCACTCCATAACGCTGATAAAAGTCCAGCTTTTTCGCCATTTCGGTTAAGGTATTACCGGGAGATAATACCTCAAAAACTACTTGGGGGGCGATATCATCTTCTTCCCATTGCAAATAAGACCCCCGTTTAACTTTGGGTCGTCCTATGGCTACCATCACATCTGGAGCTACTCGCAGTTTATTGTTGCCTTCTACGGGATACCAGAGTAAATCTCCGGCTACAAATACGTTAGGGTCATCTTTAAAGAGGGCATCAATCCCTCCTTGAATGGTGACAATCCAGCGGAATTGTTCGGTGTTTTCTGCCATAGGTTGACCGTCGCTTTCGGGGTAGATAATTGGGGTTTGGGGAGTGGTTTTAATCTCGGTTACCATGTCGCCTCCTTTGAGTGGGTTGGCTAAAATCAGATGTGGAAATTTAGGATTAATATGTTGACTATTTGGAGGTTGATATGCTAGTATCACTATGATGATGTCTGCCCTAATTAGATTATAGGGGTTGAGGTCTTGGACTGTACCGATGAGTATTAGGCGACGGTGAATCGGTAAAATTGTCTAGGGAAAGAATGGGAAACACCCAGATAAACCCAGATAAGAAGGGATATAGGGAAGTCGGAGGAAGCAACTGTAAGATTGTGTAGAAATGCGATCGCATTTGTAAATCTGATGACGATCGCATTATTGAAGTCCGGTAAAATCCATGGCTAAATTAGAGACAAGGGATAATTCCTTGTCTCCAAAAATCAACTACTTAGCCGTTAGTAGTGGCATATTCAGGAAGCCGACGCAGACGTTCTTCGCCAGTGAGAACTTTTACCTGTCCATCATCATCCAAGTCTACCAAAGCCTGATCACCCGGTTTAAGTGTACCGGATAGCATGGTTTCCGCTAGGACATCTTCTAACAGATTCATAATCGCACGACGGAGGGGACGAGCGCCATAATTAGGATCATATCCCACCTCAACAATATGATCTTTAAAGCGATCGCTAACTTCCAGGACAATCTCCTTATCCCGCAAGCGAGCAAACACTTCCTCCAACAGGATATCAGCAATCTGTTTAACCTCATCTTTGGTCAACTTACGGAAAACAATAATCTCATCGAGACGGTTAATAAACTCCGGTCGGAAATACTGTTTCAACTCCTCATTAACCAAATTGCGAATCCGAGTATATTGAGCCTCTTCCTGTGATTGCTCAAACTCAAAACCCAGACCGCCGCCACCCTTTTCTATCACCTTCGAGCCGATATTGGAAGTCATGATAATCAGAGTATTTTTGAAACTGACCGTGCGACCTTTAGCATCAGTCAACCGTCCATCCTCCAAAATCTGCAATAGCATATTAAAGACATCGGGGTGAGCCTTTTCGATTTCGTCAAACAGAATCACCGTATAGGGACGACGACGCACCGCCTCCGTCAGTTGTCCACCCTCATCATAGCCGACAAAACCGGGAGGGGAACCAATCAACTTAGAAACCGTGTGGCGTTCCATAAACTCGGACATATCCAAACGGATCATCGCTTCCATGGAACCAAAGAAGTAATAAGCCAAAGCCTTGGTTAGTTCGGTTTTTCCCACCCCGGTCGGACCGGAAAAGATAAAGCTGGCGATCGGTCGGTTGGGGTTTTTCAGTCCCACCCTGGCGCGACGAATAGCGCGGGAAACGGCGCTCACAGCCTCATGTTGACCTATCAGGCGCTGATGTAGGGTATCTTCCATGTGCATCAGTTTATAGGACTCAGATTCAGTCATTTTAGTGACGGGAATTCCTGTCCAGGCTGAGAGGACATCGGCGATATCTTCTTCGGTAACAATTAAGTTAGTTTTGATGCTGGTTTCCACTTGGGAAGCGGCTTCAATTTGGTCTTTGCATTTCAATTCACGATCGCGCAATTCTCCAGCCTTATCGAAATCCTGAACTTGAACAGCGACATCTTTTTGTTTAACAATGTCGGACAGTTCCACTTTCAGATCTCGCACTTCTGGGGGTAACTTAGAGTGCATCACCCTCACCCGCGAGCCAGCTTCATCAATTAAATCGATCGCCTTATCAGGAAGAAAGCGATCGCTAATATAGCGGTGAGATAGTTTCGCCGCCGCCAAAACCGCCTCATCAGAAATAGTCAAGCGGTGGTGTTGTTCATAAGCCGATCGCAACCCAAATAGAATCTCGATAGTTTCCTCAACGCTAGGTTCTCCCACCATTACCGGCTGAAATCGGCGTTCTAAGGCGGCATCACGCTCAATATACTTCCGGTATTCATCCAGAGTCGTTGCGCCGATACACTGCAATTCTCCCCTTGCTAAAGCCGGTTTGAGCATATTAGCCGCATCCATAGTTCCCTCAATGGC includes:
- a CDS encoding Uma2 family endonuclease; the encoded protein is MVTEIKITAQTPIIYPESDGQPMAENTEQFRWIVTIQGGIDALFKDDPNVFVAGDLLWYPVEGNNKLRVAPDVMVAIGRPKVKRGSYLQWEEDDIAPQVVFEVLSPGNTLTEMAKKLDFYQRYGVEEYYIYDPDKIDVCGWIRTENKLTLIDTIKGWISPRLGVRFEISESGLELYRPDGRKFSTYIELESDRQQAEERAQQEAERAQQQAQRAQKAEERAQQEAERAQQEAERAQQEAERAQQEAERAQQEAERANRLAERLRELGIDPDAM
- a CDS encoding Uma2 family endonuclease, with product MVTEIKTTPKTPIIYPESDGQPMAENTEQFRWIVTIQGGIDALFKDDPNVFVAGDLLWYPVEGNNKLRVAPDVMVAIGRPKVKRGSYLQWEEDDIAPQVVFEVLSPGNTLTEMAKKLDFYQRYGVEEYYIYDPDKIDVCGWIRTENQLTLIDTIKGWISPRLGVRFEISESGLELYRPDGRKFSTYIELESDRQQAEERAQQEAERAQQQAQRAQQEAERAQQEAQRAQKAEERAQQQAERAQQQAERAQQEAERAQQEAERAQQEAERANRLAEKLRELGIDPDAM
- a CDS encoding Uma2 family endonuclease, with amino-acid sequence MVTEIKTTPKTPIIYPESDGQPMAENTEQFRWIVTIQGGIDALFKDDPNVFVAGDLLWYPVEGNNKLRVAPDVMVAIGRPKVKRGSYLQWEEDDIAPQVVFEVLSPGNTLTEMAKKLDFYQRYGVEEYYIYDPDKIDVCGWIRTENQLTLIDTIKGWISPRLGVRFEISESGLELYRPDGRKFSTYIELESDRQKAEERAQQAEERAQQEAEHAQQEAEHAQQEAERAQQEAQRAQKAEERAQQQAERAQQQAERAQQEAERAQQEAERAQQEAERANRLAERLRELGIDPDAM
- a CDS encoding Uma2 family endonuclease; its protein translation is MVTEIKITAQTPIIYPESDGQPMAENTEQFRWIVTIQGGIDALFKDDPNVFVAGDLLWYPVEGNNKLRVAPDVMVAIGRPKVKRGSYLQWEEDDIAPQVVFEVLSPGNTLTEMAKKLDFYQRYGVEEYYIYDPDKIDVCGWIRTENQLTLIDTIKGWISPRLGVKFEISESGLELYRPDGRKFSTYIELESDRQKAEERAQQAEERAQQEAEHAQQEAERAQQEAQRAQKAEERAQQQAERAQQQAERAQQEAERAQQEAERANRLAERLRELGIDPDAM
- a CDS encoding Uma2 family endonuclease encodes the protein MVTEIKTTPQTPIIYPESDGQPMAENTEQFRWIVTIQGGIDALFKDDPNVFVAGDLLWYPVEGNNKLRVAPDVMVAIGRPKVKRGSYLQWEEDDIAPQVVFEVLSPGNTLTEMAKKLDFYQRYGVEEYYIYDPDKIDVCGWIRTENQLTLIDTIKGWISPRLGVRFEISESGLELYRPDGRKFSTYIELESDRQQAEERAQQAEERANRLAEKLRELGIDPDAM
- a CDS encoding Uma2 family endonuclease; translated protein: MVTEIKTTAQTPIIYPENDGQPMAENTEQFRWIVTIQGGIDALFKDDPNVFVAGDLLWYPVEGNNKLRVAPDVMVAIGRPKVKRGSYLQWEEDDIAPQVVFEVLSPGNTLTEMAKKLDFYQRYGVEEYYIYDPDKIDVCGWIRTENQLTLIDTIKGWISPRLGVRFEISESGLELYRPDGRKFSTYIELESDRQKAEERAQQETERAQQQAERAQQAEERAQQQAERAQQEAERAQQEAERANRLAERLRELGIDPDTM
- a CDS encoding Uma2 family endonuclease; protein product: MVTEIKTTAQTPIIYPENDGQPMAENTEQFRWIVTIQGGIDALFKDDPNVFVAGDLLWYPVEGNNKLRVAPDVMVAIGRPKVKRGSYLQWEEDDIAPQVVFEVLSPGNTLTEMAKKLDFYQRYGVEEYYIYDPDKIDICGWIRTENQLTLIDTIKGWISPRLGVRFEMSESGLELYRPDGRKFSTYIELESDRQQAEERAQQETERAQQQAERAQQAEERAQQEAERANRLAERLRELGIDPDTM
- a CDS encoding Uma2 family endonuclease, which codes for MVTEIKTTAQTPIIYPENDGQPMAENTEQFRWIVTIQGGIDALFKDDPNVFVAGDLLWYPVEGNNKLRVAPDVMVAIGRPKVKRGSYLQWEEDDIAPQVVFEVLSPGNTLTEMAKKLDFYQRYGVEEYYIYDPDKIDVCGWIRTENQLTLIDTIKGWISPRLGVKFEISESGLELYRPDGRKFSTYIELESDRQKAEERAQQETERAQQQAERAQQAEERAQQEAERAQQEAERANRLAERLRELGIDPDTM
- a CDS encoding Uma2 family endonuclease, translating into MVTEIKTTPKTPIIYPESDGQPMAENTEQFRWIVTIQGGIDALFKDDPNVFVAGDLLWYPVEGNNKLRVAPDVMVAIGRPKVKRGSYLQWEEDDIAPQVVFEVLSPGNTLTEMAKKLDFYQRYGVEEYYIYDPDKIDVCGWIRTENQLTLIDTIKGWISPRLGVRFEMSESGLELYRPDGRKFSTYIELESDRQKAEERAQQAEERAQQEAERANRLAERLRELGIDPDTM
- a CDS encoding Uma2 family endonuclease; translation: MVTEIKTTPQTPIIYPESDGQPMAENTEQFRWIVTIQGGIDALFKDDPNVFVAGDLLWYPVEGNNKLRVAPDVMVAIGRPKVKRGSYLQWEEDDIAPQVVFEVLSPGNTLTEMAKKLDFYQRYGVEEYYIYDPDKIDVCGWIRTENQLTLIDTIKGWISPRLGVRFEMSESGLELYRPDGRKFSTYIELDNQRQQAEERANRLAERLRELGIDPDAM
- a CDS encoding ATP-dependent Clp protease ATP-binding subunit, whose product is MFEYFSDKAIKAVMLSQEEARRLGHNFVGTEQLLLGIIGEGTSIAAKVLSDQNLNLDNTRREIESIIGRGSGFMPPEIPFTPRAKRVFESAMKEARQLGNNYIAPEHILLGLLQDEEGVAAKVLENFGIERRQLRTELIKNLGEEVPASAGGNSRSQSRKTATLDEFSTNLTQLAAQGKLDPIVGRDREIERVIQILGRRTKNNPVLIGEPGVGKTAIAEGLAQRIINGNVPELLENRQVVSLEMGTLVAGTRFRGEFEERLKKIVQEIKANGNIILLIDEIHTLVGAGAIEGTMDAANMLKPALARGELQCIGATTLDEYRKYIERDAALERRFQPVMVGEPSVEETIEILFGLRSAYEQHHRLTISDEAVLAAAKLSHRYISDRFLPDKAIDLIDEAGSRVRVMHSKLPPEVRDLKVELSDIVKQKDVAVQVQDFDKAGELRDRELKCKDQIEAASQVETSIKTNLIVTEEDIADVLSAWTGIPVTKMTESESYKLMHMEDTLHQRLIGQHEAVSAVSRAIRRARVGLKNPNRPIASFIFSGPTGVGKTELTKALAYYFFGSMEAMIRLDMSEFMERHTVSKLIGSPPGFVGYDEGGQLTEAVRRRPYTVILFDEIEKAHPDVFNMLLQILEDGRLTDAKGRTVSFKNTLIIMTSNIGSKVIEKGGGGLGFEFEQSQEEAQYTRIRNLVNEELKQYFRPEFINRLDEIIVFRKLTKDEVKQIADILLEEVFARLRDKEIVLEVSDRFKDHIVEVGYDPNYGARPLRRAIMNLLEDVLAETMLSGTLKPGDQALVDLDDDGQVKVLTGEERLRRLPEYATTNG